A window of Sulfurimonas gotlandica GD1 contains these coding sequences:
- a CDS encoding response regulator transcription factor, translating into MKKILMIEDDLELAEILTEYLEQFEFEVITEDDPFKAVSILKLEPFDLVILDLTLPGMDGLEVCEAIRERQDIPIIISSARSDVTDKIKALELGADDYLPKPYDPRELEARIHSVLRRYAAKSEAKEESKSDFKCDTSSMMITYKSRNIDLTNAEFGILAYMIAKQGLVVSREDLIHNVNAINEDSSNKSIDVMVGRIRNKLGDKTLIESVRGVGYKLLK; encoded by the coding sequence ATGAAAAAAATATTAATGATTGAAGATGACTTAGAATTAGCAGAGATACTAACAGAGTATCTTGAGCAGTTTGAGTTTGAGGTTATCACAGAAGATGACCCTTTTAAAGCTGTAAGTATATTAAAATTGGAGCCATTTGATTTAGTAATCTTGGACTTGACACTTCCAGGAATGGATGGTTTGGAAGTTTGTGAAGCAATTCGTGAGAGACAGGATATTCCTATAATCATATCATCAGCAAGAAGTGATGTTACAGATAAAATAAAAGCACTTGAGCTTGGTGCTGATGACTACTTGCCAAAGCCATATGACCCAAGAGAACTAGAAGCAAGAATTCACTCAGTTCTTAGACGTTACGCGGCAAAATCTGAAGCAAAAGAAGAGTCTAAAAGTGACTTTAAATGTGATACCTCATCTATGATGATTACATATAAAAGCAGAAATATAGACCTTACAAACGCAGAATTTGGAATACTTGCTTATATGATTGCTAAACAGGGACTGGTGGTCTCAAGAGAAGACCTTATCCATAACGTAAATGCTATAAATGAAGACTCTTCAAACAAAAGTATAGATGTTATGGTTGGAAGAATCAGAAATAAACTAGGCGATAAAACTCTTATAGAGTCAGTTCGTGGTGTTGGATACAAGTTACTTAAGTAA
- a CDS encoding ArsS family sensor histidine kinase — protein MKKHAVLITVLFALAVTLVSVSAVFWEFYKLNKHQYIDHIFSKHETITQIYREHLQKNTSQIMLEANLAVYKFVIENDENEKKRILENSKLLKHKNFKRVDEAIMLNNQGLYTQKVVRDLRISMVELSKTIYFYIESPIGSVMIQDEELKPYKYYSIAYSYLTIILIISISFVLILQRLRPLIRLRRKIALFGNGDMNISFKTSGSDEIALVSNELESTREKINSLLDSRTLFLRNIMHELKTPIAKGTIATQMLRTTKERDRFSSIFGRLETLVEEFALIEEVTSVHDKSDFKEYRLIDIIDGAIDMAMIDRSSVTIDIDAMPKLIVSYRLYTTAIKNMIDNGIKYSPDSHVKILIINNELCFESKGECIAHPLQYYIEPFTKENPSKNSFGLGLYLVDSILKVHEQVLAHEYDNGVNRFIFA, from the coding sequence ATGAAAAAACACGCCGTTCTCATAACTGTACTTTTTGCACTAGCAGTTACACTTGTTAGTGTTAGTGCAGTTTTCTGGGAATTTTACAAACTTAATAAGCATCAATATATAGACCATATCTTCTCAAAACACGAAACAATTACTCAGATATATCGTGAACACCTTCAGAAAAATACTTCACAAATCATGCTTGAAGCAAACTTGGCAGTCTATAAGTTTGTAATAGAAAATGATGAGAATGAAAAAAAAAGAATTTTAGAAAATTCAAAACTATTAAAACATAAAAATTTTAAAAGAGTCGATGAAGCTATTATGTTAAACAATCAAGGTCTTTACACTCAAAAAGTTGTTCGTGATCTTAGAATATCAATGGTTGAATTAAGCAAGACTATATACTTTTATATAGAGTCTCCTATTGGCTCTGTTATGATTCAAGATGAAGAGTTAAAGCCATATAAATACTATTCAATTGCATACTCATATTTGACAATTATATTAATTATTTCTATCTCATTTGTACTTATTTTACAAAGACTCAGACCACTTATTCGCCTAAGAAGAAAGATTGCTCTTTTTGGAAACGGAGATATGAATATCTCTTTTAAAACTTCAGGAAGTGATGAGATAGCACTAGTCTCAAATGAACTTGAATCAACAAGAGAGAAGATTAATTCATTGCTAGATTCTAGAACACTATTTTTGAGAAATATTATGCATGAGCTAAAGACACCAATTGCAAAGGGAACTATTGCTACTCAGATGCTTCGTACTACAAAAGAAAGAGATAGATTTAGTTCTATTTTTGGCCGTTTGGAGACGCTTGTGGAAGAGTTTGCTCTTATTGAAGAAGTAACAAGTGTGCATGATAAGAGCGACTTTAAAGAATACAGACTTATTGACATTATAGACGGAGCTATTGATATGGCTATGATTGATAGAAGCAGTGTAACGATAGATATAGATGCCATGCCTAAATTGATAGTCAGCTACAGATTATATACAACAGCGATAAAAAATATGATAGATAACGGTATCAAATACTCCCCAGATTCTCATGTAAAAATTTTGATAATAAATAATGAATTGTGTTTTGAGAGCAAGGGTGAGTGTATAGCGCATCCACTTCAATACTATATAGAACCTTTTACAAAAGAAAATCCATCAAAAAATAGCTTTGGTTTGGGACTTTATCTAGTTGACTCTATTTTAAAAGTGCATGAGCAGGTTTTGGCGCATGAGTATGATAATGGAGTTAATCGTTTTATTTTTGCATAA
- the mltF gene encoding membrane-bound lytic murein transglycosylase MltF — MNKVDKNIKILLIVFFAFSFFIFGWISHSAYKPGNRIEKPSVLDEIKKTKILNVVLLNAPSTYYIGTDGAQGFEYELLHSYAEHLGVTLNITTANTIKEAIKFSKLPHIHITSASLAKTKARERTFNFGPSYFEVQEQVICNRGMLGSGKFPRDVESLAGLSITVGDGTSYSETIKSLQEDGFDINATLDSELSTEELLEQVASHKIDCTIADSNIYALNQRYFSGITQAFVISEREQLAWVLAENSKELAADMYSWFNGFNQSGKLAQLKDHYYSYVLFFDYYDNKMFYKRVKSRLPKYKEYFEKYGTRYGIPWTVLAAQSYQESHWNPKAKSFTGVRGLMMLTLRTAKLLGVKNRLDPEQSIKGGTRHLNQMLINVPKEVEGENRLKFALAAYNIGMGHIKDAQDLAKKMGLNQNIWSDLKQALPLLSQKRYYQKLKHGYARGSEPVRYVDSIYDYRDILQNINEDEDEDEDEEEEKK, encoded by the coding sequence ATGAATAAAGTAGATAAAAATATTAAAATTTTACTTATTGTTTTTTTTGCATTCTCGTTCTTTATTTTTGGCTGGATTAGTCACTCCGCTTATAAGCCTGGAAACAGAATAGAGAAGCCATCAGTTTTAGATGAGATAAAAAAGACAAAAATTCTTAATGTTGTCTTATTAAATGCCCCTTCAACCTATTACATAGGAACTGATGGGGCACAGGGTTTTGAGTATGAGCTACTTCATTCTTATGCTGAGCATCTTGGTGTGACTCTAAATATTACTACTGCAAATACAATAAAAGAGGCTATAAAGTTCTCTAAACTTCCACATATACATATTACTTCAGCATCTCTGGCTAAAACTAAAGCTCGTGAGAGAACTTTTAACTTTGGACCCTCCTATTTTGAAGTTCAAGAACAGGTTATTTGTAATCGTGGGATGCTAGGTAGCGGAAAGTTCCCAAGAGATGTGGAAAGTCTTGCCGGACTTAGTATCACAGTAGGTGATGGAACTAGTTATAGTGAAACTATAAAATCATTGCAAGAAGATGGTTTTGACATAAATGCAACACTTGATTCAGAGCTCTCAACAGAAGAGCTCTTAGAACAGGTAGCATCTCATAAGATAGACTGTACTATAGCGGATTCAAATATTTACGCACTAAATCAGAGATATTTTTCAGGGATTACACAAGCTTTTGTTATAAGTGAAAGAGAACAGTTGGCATGGGTATTAGCGGAAAATTCAAAAGAATTAGCAGCTGATATGTATTCGTGGTTTAATGGTTTTAATCAAAGTGGTAAATTAGCACAGCTTAAAGACCATTACTACAGCTATGTACTTTTCTTCGACTATTACGACAACAAAATGTTTTATAAACGTGTAAAATCAAGACTACCAAAATATAAAGAATATTTTGAAAAGTATGGAACACGCTATGGAATTCCTTGGACTGTTTTGGCAGCACAGTCCTATCAGGAGTCACATTGGAACCCAAAAGCAAAAAGTTTTACAGGAGTTAGAGGCTTGATGATGTTGACTCTTCGTACTGCGAAATTACTTGGTGTAAAAAACCGTCTAGATCCTGAGCAAAGTATAAAAGGTGGAACAAGACATCTCAATCAGATGCTAATTAATGTTCCCAAAGAAGTAGAGGGTGAAAACCGCCTAAAATTTGCACTTGCTGCTTACAATATTGGAATGGGACACATAAAAGATGCGCAAGATCTAGCTAAAAAGATGGGACTGAACCAAAATATATGGAGTGATTTGAAACAAGCTTTACCACTTCTTTCTCAAAAGAGATATTACCAAAAATTAAAACATGGGTATGCAAGAGGAAGTGAGCCTGTTCGGTATGTTGATTCAATATATGACTACAGAGATATCTTACAAAACATTAATGAAGACGAAGATGAAGATGAAGATGAAGAAGAAGAGAAAAAGTAG
- the rsfS gene encoding ribosome silencing factor, whose protein sequence is MQNRIDNITNSLDKNKAEGIEVFDLRAKNYFVEYAIIASSLGPRHTAALLNHLKDDLKPAEKFNNVDESGDWIVVDLGDILIHIMTPEYRVKYDMESFLSALATGKEGEDGEVL, encoded by the coding sequence ATGCAAAATAGAATTGATAATATCACTAATTCTTTAGACAAAAACAAAGCTGAGGGAATAGAGGTTTTTGACTTAAGAGCCAAAAATTATTTCGTTGAATATGCAATCATTGCTTCATCACTGGGACCAAGACATACAGCTGCTCTACTAAATCACCTAAAAGATGATCTTAAACCTGCTGAGAAATTTAACAATGTTGATGAGAGTGGTGATTGGATAGTTGTTGATTTAGGAGATATACTTATTCATATTATGACTCCAGAGTATAGAGTAAAATATGACATGGAAAGTTTTTTAAGCGCTCTTGCAACTGGTAAAGAGGGTGAAGATGGTGAGGTACTTTAA
- the nadD gene encoding nicotinate (nicotinamide) nucleotide adenylyltransferase, whose translation METIALFGGSFDPPHIAHEAIVRALLNIKEIDKVIVMPTYLNPFKSQSYAPSELRLKWLREIFSDYKNVEISDFEVSKAEKVPTIESVKYLLKTYKKIYLTIGADNLETLHKWTDYRELKELVTFIVASRESLEIPKGFMKLSVDVDISSTTLRQKIDKRKLPQKCAIEIEKYYKEQNAK comes from the coding sequence ATGGAAACTATTGCACTATTTGGCGGATCTTTTGATCCACCTCACATCGCTCATGAGGCAATTGTCAGGGCTTTACTGAACATAAAAGAGATTGACAAAGTCATCGTCATGCCAACATATTTAAATCCTTTTAAATCACAATCTTATGCCCCTTCTGAGTTAAGACTAAAGTGGCTAAGAGAGATTTTCTCTGATTACAAAAATGTTGAGATTAGTGATTTTGAAGTCTCAAAAGCTGAGAAAGTCCCAACAATAGAGAGTGTAAAGTATCTTTTGAAAACATACAAAAAGATATATCTCACTATTGGAGCTGATAATCTTGAAACTCTTCATAAGTGGACGGACTACCGTGAGCTAAAAGAGTTAGTAACTTTTATAGTTGCTTCAAGAGAATCTCTAGAAATACCAAAGGGCTTTATGAAACTAAGTGTAGATGTAGACATCTCATCAACCACTTTAAGACAGAAGATAGATAAAAGAAAATTGCCACAAAAATGTGCGATTGAAATTGAAAAATATTATAAGGAACAAAATGCAAAATAG
- the gap gene encoding type I glyceraldehyde-3-phosphate dehydrogenase, translated as MALKIAINGFGRIGRCVARIAATRSDVEIVAINDMASMDMMLYLLKNDSVHGTFKSEIEQIDENNISIDGQNIRIFSDRDPINLSFADCGADMVLECTGVFLTQKSAQVHIDNGVEKVLFSAPAKDKETPTFVMGVNENEYDGQKIVSNASCTTNCLGPVAKVLDDAFGIQKGLMTTIHSYTNDQNILDVKHSSDKRRARAGAINMIPTTTGAAKAISLVMPQLLGKLHGQSVRVPTPDVSMVDLNVVISRQTTKEEVTAVFNEMADTKLKGLLLMDKEMRVSQDFVGSTYSSIVAEDLTQVIGGDMVKIMAWYDNEWGYSMRLIDMALHISK; from the coding sequence ATGGCACTTAAAATAGCAATTAATGGATTTGGTAGAATTGGTCGTTGTGTAGCTCGAATAGCAGCTACAAGAAGTGATGTTGAAATTGTAGCTATAAATGACATGGCTAGCATGGACATGATGCTTTATTTATTAAAGAATGATTCTGTTCACGGAACATTTAAGAGTGAGATAGAGCAAATTGATGAAAACAACATCAGTATTGATGGACAAAATATTAGAATTTTTAGTGATCGTGATCCAATAAACTTAAGTTTTGCTGATTGTGGTGCTGATATGGTTTTAGAATGTACAGGTGTGTTCTTAACTCAAAAATCTGCTCAGGTTCACATTGATAACGGTGTTGAAAAAGTTCTTTTTTCAGCTCCTGCAAAAGATAAAGAGACTCCAACATTTGTAATGGGTGTAAATGAAAATGAGTACGATGGTCAAAAAATCGTTTCAAATGCTTCATGTACAACAAACTGTTTAGGTCCTGTAGCAAAGGTTTTAGATGATGCATTTGGAATTCAAAAGGGTCTTATGACTACTATTCACTCATATACAAATGATCAGAATATCTTAGATGTTAAACACTCATCAGACAAAAGACGTGCAAGAGCAGGTGCTATTAATATGATTCCTACAACTACTGGTGCAGCAAAAGCAATAAGCCTTGTAATGCCTCAGCTTCTAGGTAAGCTTCATGGACAAAGTGTTCGTGTTCCAACTCCTGATGTTTCTATGGTTGATTTAAACGTTGTCATATCAAGACAAACTACAAAAGAAGAAGTGACGGCAGTGTTTAATGAGATGGCAGATACTAAACTAAAAGGCCTTTTACTGATGGACAAAGAGATGAGAGTATCTCAAGACTTTGTTGGATCTACATACAGCTCAATTGTTGCAGAAGATTTAACTCAAGTCATTGGTGGCGATATGGTTAAAATTATGGCTTGGTATGACAACGAGTGGGGTTATTCAATGAGACTTATTGATATGGCTCTTCACATTAGTAAATAG
- a CDS encoding phosphoglycerate kinase → MELLNIKNLDLAGKKVFIRCDFNVPMDEFGNISDDRRIRSAIATVNYCLDQNCAVILASHFGRPKGEVNEKYSLVPVARRIQHLLKRDVVMAKDVVGEDAMAKASVLKDGEVLLLENLRFEAGETQNDAEFSKKLASMADFYINDAFGVSHRAHASVEGITHLFDNKHKAAGFLLEKEINFFGKLIDAPVRPFAAIVGGSKVSGKLEALINLLPKVDKIFIGGGMAFTFLKQMGYNIGASLVEDDLLEDAQHVMDEARKLGVKFYLPVDVIAAEKFSADAVSKIVTAQEIPDNWMGLDIGPATVRLYREGLNDVQTVLWNGPMGVYEMEKFARGSSKIAHFVADSYATTVVGGGDTADLVQRVGVDDEMSFISTGGGASLELLEGKILPGVAPLVIEKKA, encoded by the coding sequence TTGGAACTATTAAATATTAAAAACCTAGATTTAGCAGGTAAAAAAGTTTTCATAAGATGTGATTTTAATGTACCGATGGATGAGTTTGGAAATATCTCCGATGATAGAAGAATTCGTTCAGCAATTGCGACTGTAAACTATTGTTTAGATCAAAATTGTGCAGTTATTTTAGCATCTCATTTTGGTCGTCCAAAGGGTGAAGTAAATGAAAAATACTCTTTAGTCCCTGTAGCCAGAAGAATTCAGCATCTACTAAAAAGAGATGTTGTGATGGCTAAAGATGTTGTTGGTGAAGATGCAATGGCTAAAGCTTCTGTACTTAAAGATGGAGAAGTTTTACTTTTAGAAAATCTTCGTTTTGAAGCAGGTGAGACTCAAAATGATGCAGAATTTTCTAAAAAGCTTGCTTCTATGGCAGATTTCTATATCAATGATGCATTTGGTGTAAGTCACCGTGCACACGCTTCTGTTGAAGGTATTACCCATTTATTTGACAACAAACATAAAGCAGCCGGTTTTTTACTGGAAAAAGAGATTAATTTCTTTGGTAAACTCATTGATGCCCCTGTACGTCCGTTTGCTGCGATTGTAGGCGGTTCAAAAGTCTCAGGTAAACTAGAAGCACTTATAAACCTACTTCCAAAAGTTGATAAGATCTTTATCGGTGGCGGTATGGCATTTACATTTTTGAAGCAGATGGGCTATAACATAGGTGCTTCTCTTGTAGAAGATGACCTTCTTGAAGATGCTCAGCATGTTATGGATGAAGCAAGAAAACTTGGTGTTAAATTTTATCTGCCGGTTGATGTAATAGCAGCTGAAAAATTTTCTGCAGATGCAGTTAGTAAAATTGTTACAGCACAAGAGATACCTGATAATTGGATGGGTCTGGATATTGGACCTGCAACAGTAAGGCTTTACAGAGAAGGGCTTAATGATGTCCAAACAGTTCTTTGGAATGGACCAATGGGTGTTTATGAGATGGAGAAATTTGCAAGAGGTTCTAGTAAAATAGCTCACTTTGTTGCAGATAGCTATGCTACGACTGTTGTTGGCGGTGGTGACACTGCTGACCTTGTTCAACGTGTAGGTGTTGATGATGAGATGAGTTTTATCTCTACTGGCGGTGGAGCTTCTTTAGAACTATTGGAAGGCAAGATTTTACCAGGTGTAGCACCATTAGTAATTGAAAAAAAGGCATAA
- a CDS encoding triose-phosphate isomerase: MIIAANLKTNLTRKQTLEYVNELEDFLNKNNISQEVLVFPAASSLNAHSGKVIIGAQNAYATANGAYTGEIGQDHLDEFGIKTILIGHSERRHILGESQEELVKKFNYYKELGYKIIYCVGEPLDVREAGYEPMIEYISDQYEGIDTNYENLIIAYEPVWAIGTGLTPTLEEIEATHKDLKKKSPAPLLYGGSVKVTNANDVLELQSVDGILVGSAALYVEHFCTMCEYAQKIENKN; encoded by the coding sequence ATGATTATAGCTGCAAATTTAAAAACAAATTTAACTCGTAAACAAACATTAGAATATGTAAATGAATTAGAGGATTTTTTAAATAAAAACAATATTTCTCAAGAAGTTTTAGTTTTTCCTGCAGCATCTTCACTTAATGCTCACAGTGGAAAAGTAATAATTGGCGCTCAAAATGCTTATGCTACCGCAAATGGAGCATATACCGGTGAAATAGGGCAGGACCATTTAGATGAATTTGGTATAAAAACTATTCTGATTGGTCATAGTGAAAGACGTCATATCTTAGGTGAATCTCAAGAAGAACTTGTAAAAAAGTTTAACTACTATAAAGAGTTAGGCTACAAAATCATTTACTGTGTTGGTGAACCTTTAGACGTACGAGAAGCTGGATATGAACCAATGATAGAGTACATTTCAGATCAGTATGAAGGTATAGATACAAATTATGAAAATCTAATTATCGCCTATGAGCCAGTCTGGGCGATTGGTACAGGTCTTACACCTACACTAGAAGAGATAGAAGCAACACATAAAGATTTAAAGAAAAAATCACCTGCACCGCTTCTTTATGGAGGCAGTGTTAAAGTTACAAATGCAAATGATGTTTTAGAGTTGCAGAGCGTAGATGGGATACTAGTTGGAAGTGCAGCACTTTATGTAGAGCACTTTTGTACAATGTGTGAATATGCACAAAAAATTGAAAATAAAAACTAA
- the fabI gene encoding enoyl-ACP reductase FabI — translation MIMKGKKGLIVGLANNKSIAYGIAKSCADQGAEMAFTYLNDALKKRVEPIAKEFGSDKVYELDVSNEEHMAGIAELIEKDFGKIDFLVHSVAFAPKEALSEPFIKTTKQAFQIAMDISVYSLIDLTNRLESVLTDDASILTLSYLGGPKYIVNYNVMGVAKAALESTVRYMAVDLGKKGQRVNAISAGPIRTLAAAGIGDFKQILNWNEINAPLKKNVTTEQVGNSAMYLLSDLASGVTGEVHYVDSGYNIMGMAAAETTAEGKTVLSWDMKD, via the coding sequence ATGATAATGAAGGGTAAAAAAGGTCTAATCGTAGGTCTTGCAAATAATAAATCAATAGCTTATGGAATCGCAAAATCTTGTGCTGACCAGGGTGCAGAAATGGCATTTACATATTTAAATGATGCACTTAAAAAAAGAGTTGAGCCAATTGCTAAAGAGTTTGGGAGTGATAAAGTTTATGAACTAGACGTATCAAATGAAGAACACATGGCAGGAATTGCAGAACTAATAGAGAAAGATTTTGGAAAGATTGACTTTTTGGTTCACTCTGTTGCATTTGCACCAAAAGAAGCACTTAGCGAGCCTTTTATTAAAACTACAAAACAAGCATTCCAAATTGCTATGGATATATCTGTATACTCTTTAATAGACCTAACAAACCGATTAGAGTCTGTTTTAACTGACGATGCTTCAATCTTAACTCTTTCATATCTTGGTGGACCAAAATACATTGTTAACTATAATGTAATGGGTGTTGCAAAAGCTGCATTAGAATCAACTGTCAGATATATGGCTGTTGATCTAGGTAAGAAAGGTCAAAGAGTAAATGCTATCTCTGCTGGTCCAATTAGAACTCTTGCTGCTGCAGGAATTGGCGACTTTAAACAGATTCTAAACTGGAATGAAATCAATGCTCCATTAAAGAAAAATGTTACGACTGAGCAAGTAGGTAATTCAGCTATGTATCTTTTAAGCGACCTAGCATCTGGTGTTACAGGTGAAGTTCATTATGTTGACAGTGGATACAATATTATGGGTATGGCAGCTGCTGAGACAACTGCAGAAGGTAAAACAGTTCTTTCATGGGATATGAAAGACTAA
- a CDS encoding TorF family putative porin — protein MKFIKLSLAAALVVSVAFAEEKKSDLGVSANVAMASNYVWRGMTQSADSPAIQGGIDLDYKGLYVGAWGSNVKFTGSDASMELDAYAGYKNEIAGIGYNIGYIQYAYPNDSKALNFGEAYIGLSYDFKVVEVSAKYNLGIKTDTIDPENAYEGGVSVPLPMDISIDATIGNYENTGVYYIAGVSKKIDKFKFTVAYSAMDYKASTTKTEENVIATVSASF, from the coding sequence ATGAAATTTATTAAACTTAGTTTAGCAGCAGCTCTTGTTGTATCTGTAGCATTTGCAGAAGAAAAAAAATCTGATTTAGGTGTTAGTGCTAATGTTGCTATGGCAAGTAACTATGTATGGAGAGGTATGACTCAAAGTGCTGATTCACCAGCGATTCAAGGTGGAATTGACTTAGACTACAAGGGACTATATGTTGGGGCATGGGGGTCTAATGTAAAGTTTACAGGAAGTGATGCTTCAATGGAACTGGATGCTTATGCTGGTTATAAAAATGAAATTGCAGGCATAGGTTATAACATAGGGTATATCCAATATGCATATCCTAATGATTCTAAGGCTTTAAATTTTGGTGAGGCTTACATCGGACTAAGTTATGATTTTAAAGTAGTTGAAGTTAGTGCAAAATATAATCTAGGTATTAAAACAGATACTATAGATCCTGAAAATGCTTATGAAGGTGGTGTAAGTGTACCTCTTCCTATGGATATCAGTATAGATGCAACTATAGGTAACTATGAGAACACAGGAGTATATTACATTGCTGGAGTTAGTAAAAAAATTGATAAATTTAAATTTACTGTAGCTTATAGTGCTATGGATTATAAAGCTTCTACAACTAAAACAGAAGAAAATGTTATAGCAACTGTTTCTGCAAGTTTCTAA
- a CDS encoding ABC transporter permease, whose product MLLLSKKLFYLLFMLLLISVISFLAIHAAPNSFFAAGELNPNMTKEAIEQLKAVYGLDKSLLGQYVDWVKNIATLNFGISFVSGQDVSAEIFKRLPITLIMNITALVAVFVLSLYLGVKAALEYEKKTDYIIRQISLVSFSMPSFYLALIFIIFLSLNLDLFPIAGLHSIEEKTGLDYYIDMAWHLVLPVGVMIFVGLGSMIIYIRSLTLEILKSDYYYFALSRGLDKKKLLRYYILPNLLPPIITLLGLSLPGLIGGSVILESIFGIEGMGQLFFMSALSRDYPIIMGTLMITAFLTLLGNMIADLILLRLNPYMKRG is encoded by the coding sequence ATGTTACTTTTATCAAAAAAACTTTTTTATCTGCTATTTATGTTACTGTTAATTTCAGTAATTTCTTTTTTAGCTATTCATGCCGCACCAAATAGTTTCTTTGCAGCCGGAGAGTTAAATCCAAATATGACTAAAGAGGCAATAGAGCAGTTAAAAGCTGTGTATGGCTTAGATAAATCACTTCTTGGACAATATGTTGACTGGGTAAAAAATATAGCTACTCTTAATTTTGGCATATCATTTGTAAGTGGACAAGATGTAAGCGCAGAGATTTTCAAACGACTTCCTATTACATTAATAATGAATATAACAGCTCTTGTAGCAGTCTTTGTATTATCATTATATCTAGGTGTAAAAGCAGCATTAGAGTATGAGAAAAAGACAGACTATATTATTCGTCAAATTTCTTTGGTCTCTTTTTCGATGCCCTCTTTTTATTTGGCACTTATTTTTATAATATTTCTTTCATTAAATTTAGACCTATTCCCAATAGCCGGACTTCACTCAATAGAAGAAAAAACAGGTTTGGATTACTACATAGATATGGCTTGGCATCTAGTGCTTCCAGTTGGAGTTATGATATTTGTAGGACTTGGTAGTATGATAATCTATATACGCTCTTTAACATTAGAAATACTAAAGAGTGATTACTATTATTTTGCACTTTCCCGAGGACTTGATAAAAAGAAATTACTTCGCTATTACATACTTCCAAATCTTTTACCTCCTATTATTACTCTATTGGGTTTATCACTCCCAGGATTAATTGGTGGTAGCGTTATTTTAGAGTCTATATTTGGGATAGAGGGAATGGGACAACTATTTTTTATGTCTGCTCTAAGCAGAGATTATCCAATAATTATGGGTACTCTAATGATAACAGCATTTTTAACACTTTTGGGGAATATGATTGCGGATTTAATCCTATTAAGATTAAATCCGTATATGAAAAGAGGTTAG